From the genome of Ornithobacterium rhinotracheale, one region includes:
- the glgP gene encoding alpha-glucan family phosphorylase, with amino-acid sequence MNQLPQAFRAPYEFDPKFKKSAVYFCMEYGIDQALKIYSGGLGFLAGSHMRSAYDTKQNLIGIGILWKYGYYDQFKKEDRKMGVLFQEKIYHFLRDTNIKFTIKISGHDVWVKAFYLDPEVFGTAPLFLLSTDLPENDYLAKSTTFRLYDSDPKAKIAQCMVLGLGGAKLLEELNYDPEVYHFNEAHALSAVFNWLPRFGKEKLKEKLVFTTHTPEEAGNEKHNIHELNEMGFFNGLPLDRVRELTGVEGDEFNHSLVALRLARIANGVSKLHGEVARHMWENYEGVCPITHVTNAQNKKYWADRRLDKAKKDGNLEALIKRKKELKAYLFEEVANQNAKLFDPDVLTIVWARRFAEYKRADLITRDIEKFNELMNNTKQPVQLIIAGKPYPMDYNAIRQYDALVELSHGYKNMAVLAGYELSLSKKLKDGADIWLNNPRVTREASGTSGMTAAMNGAINLSTNDGWIREFNDMNPEALFTLPIIDWTLPHFEQDKIDRENLYKILQNEALPLYYNTPEEWYKKVLTSMNTVTPFFDSARMVEEYYTNIYDL; translated from the coding sequence ATGAATCAACTACCACAAGCATTTCGTGCGCCGTATGAATTTGACCCTAAATTCAAAAAATCTGCTGTTTATTTCTGTATGGAATACGGCATTGACCAAGCTTTGAAAATCTACTCCGGTGGGCTTGGCTTCTTGGCGGGCTCTCATATGAGAAGCGCCTATGACACGAAGCAAAACCTCATCGGCATCGGTATTTTATGGAAATATGGGTACTATGACCAGTTCAAAAAAGAGGACCGCAAAATGGGCGTTCTTTTCCAAGAAAAAATCTACCACTTCCTGCGTGATACCAATATTAAATTCACTATTAAAATCTCTGGACACGATGTTTGGGTAAAGGCATTTTACCTAGACCCAGAGGTATTCGGCACTGCGCCGCTGTTCCTTTTAAGCACTGATTTGCCTGAAAACGACTACCTAGCAAAATCCACCACATTCCGATTATATGATTCCGACCCTAAGGCCAAAATCGCACAATGTATGGTGCTAGGGCTAGGTGGTGCTAAATTATTGGAAGAGCTGAACTACGATCCAGAGGTGTATCATTTTAATGAAGCGCACGCACTTTCTGCCGTATTTAATTGGCTACCTAGATTTGGAAAAGAAAAATTGAAAGAAAAATTAGTTTTCACTACCCACACGCCTGAAGAAGCGGGGAACGAGAAACACAATATTCACGAGTTGAATGAAATGGGATTCTTCAACGGCTTGCCACTGGATCGTGTGCGTGAGCTTACAGGAGTAGAAGGTGATGAATTTAATCACTCACTTGTGGCACTTCGTTTGGCAAGAATTGCAAATGGGGTTTCTAAACTTCACGGCGAAGTGGCTAGACATATGTGGGAAAACTACGAAGGCGTGTGCCCAATCACCCATGTAACAAATGCTCAAAATAAAAAATACTGGGCTGATAGACGACTAGATAAAGCCAAAAAAGATGGCAACTTAGAGGCCCTCATCAAGCGCAAAAAAGAGCTAAAAGCCTACCTTTTTGAAGAAGTAGCAAACCAGAACGCAAAACTATTTGACCCTGATGTCTTAACCATCGTTTGGGCAAGACGCTTTGCTGAGTACAAAAGAGCCGACCTAATCACTCGCGACATCGAAAAATTCAACGAGCTGATGAATAATACCAAGCAGCCCGTTCAATTAATCATCGCTGGGAAGCCTTACCCTATGGATTACAACGCAATCCGCCAGTATGATGCCCTCGTGGAATTAAGCCACGGATACAAAAATATGGCCGTACTCGCAGGATATGAATTAAGCCTATCCAAAAAACTAAAAGATGGCGCCGACATTTGGCTAAACAACCCACGCGTAACCCGCGAAGCCTCAGGCACCAGTGGAATGACTGCCGCCATGAACGGAGCCATAAACCTCTCTACCAACGATGGCTGGATTCGTGAATTTAACGATATGAACCCAGAGGCGCTATTCACCCTGCCAATCATCGACTGGACATTGCCACACTTCGAGCAAGATAAAATCGATAGAGAAAATCTATACAAAATCCTGCAAAACGAAGCCCTCCCACTCTACTACAACACCCCAGAAGAATGGTACAAAAAAGTACTCACCAGTATGAACACCGTAACACCATTCTTTGATTCTGCTCGTATGGTGGAAGAGTATTATACCAATATTTACGATTTATAA
- a CDS encoding copper homeostasis protein CutC: MKLEIACFNLESALTAALSPADRIELCAGFQHGGTTPSVQDYLTVKKKTQKPIYIMIRPRGGDFVYSPEEITQMEDSIRVFAELGADGFVFGALDEEGNIDVENCQKLVAACDGKPCSFHRAIDHTPDIEEAVRKVIKLGFSTILTSGHTSAAPKGIKVLKQLQEQFGNQIDIMPGGGVRSSNIKELAEKVNAPYYHSSAIKQGSDLADDGEIKALKLAIEK, translated from the coding sequence ATGAAATTAGAAATCGCTTGTTTCAACCTAGAATCTGCCCTTACGGCAGCACTTTCACCGGCAGACCGCATAGAGCTCTGCGCAGGATTCCAACACGGCGGCACCACCCCCAGCGTGCAAGATTACCTCACCGTAAAGAAAAAAACGCAAAAGCCCATTTACATTATGATTCGCCCCAGAGGAGGCGATTTTGTGTACTCGCCAGAGGAAATCACCCAGATGGAAGATAGTATTCGTGTCTTTGCTGAATTAGGAGCCGATGGTTTTGTATTTGGAGCTTTAGACGAAGAGGGAAACATCGATGTAGAAAACTGCCAAAAGCTTGTTGCCGCTTGCGATGGCAAACCTTGCAGTTTCCACCGAGCTATCGACCACACACCTGATATTGAGGAGGCTGTGCGAAAAGTAATAAAGCTCGGCTTCTCTACAATTTTAACCTCGGGACACACCAGTGCCGCTCCTAAGGGCATTAAGGTTTTAAAGCAGCTTCAAGAGCAATTTGGCAATCAAATTGACATTATGCCTGGGGGTGGCGTTCGCTCGAGCAATATCAAAGAATTAGCAGAAAAAGTAAACGCGCCTTACTACCACTCTTCGGCCATTAAGCAAGGTAGCGACCTCGCAGATGATGGCGAAATCAAGGCGCTGAAACTAGCCATAGAAAAGTAG
- a CDS encoding ZIP family metal transporter encodes MDIIFLIAAVALGAALGLFLGSNKLLNKLLLTFSGAYLLGVNIVEVFPKLYTSNLEASKIGLFVLLGILIQIILEGITKGAEHGHLHSKEHEVFPLGVFLGLFVHALIEGVPLQESGGHHLLWAILVHKVPVAMVLFIFLSKSKLHLFKIGIFMLLFALASPIGYAVGKLLPEQLPIYALALAAGIFLHISTVIIFESVEGHKLKFKKLSMVVLGFLLAIIFSH; translated from the coding sequence ATGGATATTATTTTTTTGATTGCGGCCGTGGCATTAGGCGCGGCGCTAGGGCTTTTTTTGGGAAGCAACAAGTTATTAAACAAGCTACTCCTCACATTCAGTGGGGCTTATTTGCTTGGGGTGAATATTGTGGAAGTTTTCCCTAAGCTATATACCTCTAACTTGGAGGCTAGCAAAATTGGGCTGTTTGTGCTTTTAGGCATCTTAATCCAAATCATTTTAGAGGGCATCACCAAGGGCGCCGAGCACGGGCATTTGCACAGCAAGGAGCACGAAGTCTTTCCGCTTGGAGTATTCCTCGGGCTGTTTGTACACGCTTTAATTGAAGGGGTGCCACTACAAGAATCTGGCGGGCATCATTTATTATGGGCAATTTTAGTGCATAAAGTCCCTGTGGCGATGGTGCTTTTTATATTTCTATCAAAATCAAAGCTTCATCTTTTCAAAATTGGCATTTTTATGCTTCTATTTGCACTGGCCTCCCCCATTGGCTATGCAGTGGGCAAGCTCCTGCCCGAGCAGCTCCCCATTTATGCACTAGCTCTTGCGGCGGGTATATTCTTGCATATTTCCACGGTGATTATCTTTGAGAGTGTGGAGGGGCATAAGCTTAAGTTCAAAAAATTATCAATGGTGGTTTTAGGCTTTCTTTTAGCAATTATTTTTTCACATTAA
- a CDS encoding NAD(P)H-dependent oxidoreductase, with translation MKQQKVLIIFAHPLYEKSRANKVLNQNIPKSDNFTFHDLYECYPNFEVDITKEQELLLAHDIIIWQHPLYWYSCPALLKQWIDMVLVYDWAYGARGGALKGKTLLQVITTGGSRENYCPTGLEKHTIPDLLEPFSQTALMCGMRYLPPFVFHEVNNVSEEVLEEKGARYGILLDYISKFRIFDSELKGFIYLNDWFQHKIQ, from the coding sequence ATGAAGCAGCAGAAAGTTTTAATAATCTTTGCACACCCTTTGTATGAAAAATCAAGGGCAAATAAGGTACTGAATCAAAATATCCCTAAGTCTGATAATTTCACCTTTCACGATTTATATGAATGCTACCCTAATTTTGAGGTGGATATTACCAAGGAGCAGGAATTGCTTCTAGCACACGACATCATCATCTGGCAGCACCCGCTGTATTGGTACTCTTGCCCTGCCCTTTTAAAGCAGTGGATTGATATGGTTTTGGTCTACGATTGGGCATATGGCGCTCGTGGGGGCGCCTTGAAGGGGAAAACCCTACTGCAAGTCATCACCACGGGAGGCTCGCGGGAGAACTATTGCCCCACAGGATTAGAGAAACACACCATTCCAGATTTGCTAGAACCCTTCTCGCAAACGGCACTTATGTGCGGAATGCGCTACTTGCCGCCATTTGTATTCCACGAGGTAAATAATGTTTCTGAAGAAGTTTTGGAAGAAAAAGGTGCTCGCTATGGCATTTTGCTCGATTATATTTCTAAATTCAGGATTTTTGATTCAGAATTAAAAGGTTTCATTTATTTAAACGATTGGTTTCAACATAAAATACAATAA
- a CDS encoding monovalent cation:proton antiporter-2 (CPA2) family protein has protein sequence MDSFLLQAIIYLAAAIFCVPIAKKLGLSSVLGYIFAGMLIGPYILGWIGQEGEDLMHFAEFGVVMMLFLVGLELEPAKFWKMRKFILGMGAIQLAITATVLTVLMASLVGWNVQTSIAIALALTMSSTAIVLQTISEKNLNNTSAARSSFAVLLFQDIAVIPILALIPLLAASEVSIKAENSAVLTDGLPNWLQTIIVISSIGVIALAGKYLIEPLLRIVAKTRLQELFTASALLLVMGVSYLMEMVGLSPALGAFIAGVVLANSEFKHELEGDIEPFKGLLLGLFFIGVGASVNFPLILKRPWFVLIFVLVLTLVKFLVLFLIGKLYKKSLDQNLLFAFALSQAGEFGFVIMSFSRQLDIVNRETSDIVMAIIAISMLLTPFLLLFNERVLEPKIGTKFKPKQQEDFISEEIQRPNEVVIAGFGQFGSTIGRMLKANNITPTILDHDSERVDILRKMGYQVYYGDATRVEVLKAAKLDEAKLFIAAVDNPEVNIQLMEVVRKNFPQVKVMTRARNRHDAYQFIDLGIKDFYRDTLYSAVTLGVDALVSLGLRRYTATRQGYRFIKYDIDTTQKLAAKRHDKKAYFTTLKEEIEGQEELLKNDLFVLEAATDHSWERDYLNDEQE, from the coding sequence TTGGATAGTTTTCTACTACAAGCCATCATCTATTTAGCCGCTGCTATTTTTTGCGTGCCGATAGCTAAAAAATTAGGATTAAGCTCCGTTCTAGGCTACATATTTGCAGGAATGCTCATAGGCCCCTACATCTTAGGCTGGATTGGGCAGGAGGGCGAAGATTTAATGCACTTTGCCGAATTTGGGGTGGTGATGATGCTCTTCCTCGTGGGGCTAGAATTAGAGCCTGCCAAATTCTGGAAGATGCGGAAATTCATTCTCGGTATGGGCGCCATTCAGCTAGCCATCACGGCCACTGTGCTCACCGTGCTTATGGCGAGCCTTGTTGGCTGGAATGTGCAAACTTCCATCGCGATTGCCTTGGCGCTCACCATGTCTTCCACTGCTATTGTGCTACAAACCATTAGCGAAAAGAATTTAAACAACACCTCCGCAGCGCGCTCCTCTTTTGCCGTTTTGCTATTTCAGGACATTGCCGTAATCCCTATTTTGGCACTAATCCCGCTATTAGCCGCCTCAGAGGTGAGCATTAAGGCAGAAAACTCCGCGGTATTAACTGATGGCCTCCCCAATTGGCTGCAAACCATCATCGTAATCAGCTCAATCGGTGTCATTGCGCTAGCGGGCAAATACTTGATTGAGCCGCTCCTTAGAATCGTGGCCAAAACACGCTTGCAGGAGCTCTTCACCGCCTCGGCATTGCTCCTTGTAATGGGCGTATCCTATCTAATGGAGATGGTGGGGCTTTCCCCTGCGTTGGGCGCCTTTATTGCGGGAGTCGTTTTAGCCAACTCAGAGTTTAAACACGAGCTAGAGGGCGACATTGAGCCTTTCAAAGGGCTACTTTTGGGCTTATTCTTCATTGGAGTGGGCGCTTCGGTAAATTTCCCTTTAATCTTGAAACGCCCTTGGTTTGTTTTAATTTTCGTTTTAGTCTTAACCCTTGTCAAATTCTTAGTCCTATTCTTAATCGGGAAACTTTACAAAAAATCATTAGACCAAAATCTACTCTTTGCCTTTGCCCTGAGCCAAGCGGGCGAATTTGGTTTTGTGATTATGAGTTTCTCTCGCCAGTTGGACATTGTGAATCGAGAAACTTCGGATATCGTTATGGCAATCATCGCCATCAGTATGCTTTTAACCCCGTTCCTGCTATTGTTCAACGAGAGAGTTTTAGAGCCTAAAATTGGGACTAAGTTTAAGCCCAAACAGCAGGAGGATTTTATTTCGGAAGAAATTCAGCGCCCGAACGAAGTTGTCATTGCAGGCTTTGGGCAATTTGGGAGTACCATAGGCCGTATGCTTAAAGCCAATAACATCACCCCTACGATTCTTGACCACGATTCTGAGCGGGTGGATATCCTGCGCAAAATGGGCTACCAAGTGTATTACGGCGATGCGACGCGCGTGGAGGTGCTGAAAGCGGCCAAACTTGATGAGGCGAAACTCTTCATTGCCGCGGTGGATAACCCTGAGGTGAATATCCAGCTGATGGAGGTGGTGCGCAAAAACTTCCCCCAAGTGAAGGTGATGACGCGTGCTAGAAACCGCCACGATGCCTACCAATTCATTGATTTAGGCATAAAAGATTTTTACCGCGATACGCTCTACTCTGCCGTAACGCTGGGGGTAGATGCCTTAGTTTCGCTCGGGCTTAGGCGGTACACCGCAACAAGACAGGGCTACCGCTTTATAAAATATGACATCGATACCACGCAGAAGCTTGCCGCCAAACGGCACGATAAAAAGGCCTACTTCACTACCCTCAAAGAGGAAATTGAGGGGCAAGAAGAGTTGCTTAAAAACGATTTATTTGTGCTAGAAGCCGCCACCGACCATTCTTGGGAGCGCGACTATCTAAACGATGAGCAGGAATAA
- a CDS encoding IS982 family transposase, whose protein sequence is MINYHKITDIFCIVDDFCNDFEKFTQPFTLGKPPKKKPKMSNAEVITIMILFHLSGFRTFKHFYIYYVQKHMQQEFPQTVSYNRFTELMQSNIMALTMFAKTCALGSCTGVSFVDSTPIRVCGNKRIKRNKVFKDLATTGKSTMGWFHGFKLHLVINDKGEILSFCVTQANVDDREPLKNEGFLKQIFGKLFGDKGYISEKLNQLLFVDGIQLITNIRNNMKNSLMTMSDKILLRKRSIIETVNDELKNICQIEHSRHRSIGNFMTNLVAGIIAYHFLPKKPSLKYETLKTNQLAMFY, encoded by the coding sequence ATGATTAATTACCACAAAATTACGGATATTTTTTGTATTGTTGATGACTTTTGTAATGATTTTGAAAAATTCACTCAGCCTTTTACTCTCGGAAAGCCTCCCAAAAAGAAACCCAAAATGAGTAACGCTGAAGTAATCACCATAATGATTCTTTTTCATCTAAGTGGCTTTAGAACTTTTAAGCATTTTTACATTTACTATGTTCAAAAGCATATGCAACAGGAATTTCCTCAAACGGTCTCTTATAACCGATTCACAGAACTTATGCAATCCAATATCATGGCTCTTACCATGTTTGCAAAAACCTGTGCTTTAGGAAGTTGTACAGGGGTTTCTTTTGTGGATAGTACGCCAATAAGAGTATGTGGAAACAAAAGAATTAAACGCAACAAAGTATTCAAAGACCTAGCTACAACGGGGAAATCTACTATGGGTTGGTTTCATGGATTTAAACTCCATTTGGTCATTAATGATAAAGGCGAGATATTGAGTTTTTGCGTAACGCAGGCGAATGTAGACGATAGAGAACCACTGAAAAATGAAGGCTTTTTGAAGCAAATTTTTGGTAAACTGTTTGGGGACAAAGGTTACATCTCCGAAAAGTTGAATCAATTACTCTTTGTGGATGGTATTCAACTGATTACCAACATCCGAAACAACATGAAAAACTCTCTTATGACTATGTCTGACAAAATTTTGCTTAGAAAACGCTCCATCATAGAGACGGTGAATGACGAGCTAAAAAACATTTGCCAAATTGAGCACTCCAGACATCGTTCAATAGGAAATTTTATGACCAACTTAGTGGCAGGGATTATTGCCTATCACTTTCTTCCTAAAAAACCATCATTAAAATATGAAACTCTGAAAACTAATCAATTAGCTATGTTTTATTAA
- a CDS encoding DUF3467 domain-containing protein, whose translation MSENNQQQNFDIEINNETASGTYSNLALINHSNTEFVVDFIQMMPGMPKPQVKSRIILTPYHAKRLAGALIENLNRFEAQFGEIREPEAPNFGVQGEA comes from the coding sequence ATGAGCGAAAATAACCAACAACAAAACTTTGATATCGAAATCAATAACGAAACAGCTTCTGGCACTTATTCAAATTTGGCATTAATCAACCACTCAAACACAGAGTTTGTAGTAGATTTTATCCAAATGATGCCAGGAATGCCTAAGCCACAAGTAAAATCTAGAATTATCTTAACCCCATACCACGCCAAAAGATTGGCAGGCGCTTTGATTGAAAATCTAAACCGTTTTGAAGCTCAATTCGGAGAAATCAGAGAGCCAGAGGCCCCAAACTTCGGCGTGCAAGGCGAGGCTTAA